The genomic segment aatATGGTGGTAGTAGGaagagtcttccccgcagactcgcagatcagcagattcagggaggcagcctaccagttcctgtctcggcaggaacagccagctcagcagtggcaagtcgtgatcagccacctgtcgtcactcaagaagttagtccctcatgggcgtgttcacctgcggtctctccagtggagactaaggagagttggtcacaggcaagagacccgccgtacttccccgtgtccctcacagaggaagtgaggcaggacctagcctggtggctggacgacaggaacctcgtaagggGAGTGCCTCTTTGCACACACTGTCTCTCCCCGggggagatgttgctgttttcagacgcgtcaaccgagggatggggcgcacacctggaggagttgctggctgccgGTGTGTGGCAtcgtcacgacaagcaccttcacatcaacgtcctggagctcaaggcagcgtttctcgctctccaagagttccaggatcgtctgatgggacactcggtggtgttgatgtgcgacaacaagACCagagtagtggcatatgtcaacaaacagggaggcctagtgtccctcccgttgcaccagttgagacaagctcagctgtcgggatcaggtgatagggaccaaatggtccctacacccagacgtggcagaaaggctcttcaacctgtggggactTCCAGTCTTGtgtctgttcgccacccggcacaataggaaacttcaggttttctacttggctgtgccggacccatgggcagctgcagagtacgctcttcaacacccgtgggacaacctcttcgtctacgcctttccccagttctgtctgatttgcaaggtgatcagccgagtgctggtcatcccgaatctccggatgatcctggtggcctCAGGCCAtatggtatctggacctgctggctctgcttgcaaaCTTGGAGAGGCAATTGGCAAGGCTGTACATACCAAGAAGTCCATGGAACAAATCATATCTGACCGACGACGTCCCCATCAGGCTAAGAAACTTGGTGCTCGCAGAGTGTTAGGGAAAGGAGCCACAGGTCTAACACATGAGGAAGTCATAAGCAGCATTGAGGAAAGAGAGAAGGcacagaaggaaaaagaaactaagaaaaaGCAGTGGGCAGAGAACCAGAGAAACAGAGAACTAAAGAAGAAGCAACAGCAGGGAAAAAAGACCACAGCTCAGAAAAGTGGAAGAaagaatgctgctgctgctgatgatgattCATCAAGTATATCAAGTGGAAGCTATTGTTCAAAAGACTCTCGTGGTTCATCTCTGGATGTGAGCTTCGACAGGATCTTGCCAGAGTGGCGATGAACATGTAAATGAGACTACTGGAGAGGCTGAGTTACAAAGATCAAAATCCACTGAAGACACAGATGTAGCAATATCAGTGCAAATTGATGatgaatctataaataaatattttgctgtGGTTTATACTGAACCAAAGAAGCAACATTACTGGGGAAAAGTAACAAAAGTTTTCAGTGAAGATAACGAAGCGCCTGTGaataaagttgaaatggtgttcctACGCTGCAAGACTCACTCCTCCATTCCAGAAAAGGTAACATGGTAGTGGCCACCAGTGGAGGATAAACACATCATAGAGACTGATTACATATTCATGGGGGCCATGTTCTCCTGACTTGTTAAAGAATGGTTCCTACAGATTTGATGATGTAAAGGCAGACAACCTTTTGAAAAAACTGTAGCTGCACAGCACTAGAGGTTATGAATGAATATGGTTACGGATATATGATTGCTGAataacaggaattttttttttttaataaaaagttttcatTTCTCGTATTTATGCTTTCGTTTCATACAAATGGTCTAAGTCTGGTGAGGAAAAATTTTTCCCCTTGATGGTAAAATTTCTTCCCCATAGGATGGGGTATAAATTTTTACACTTTGCATTAAATTTTTATACCCAGTGTGCAAATTTTTTTACCCCAAACCTTgggtaaaaaattttccctattttctctatatatttcttttgtgtttcttGGGAGACCTATGGTTATGTTATCATGGAGTGTAGAAGATGCCTAAGTATTACACTGAGGTATTCAAATCTGGGGAGTTGTATGCCAATGATTTGGTGATTACTCCTGaagatgaggaggacctacagaaaaGGGTtagagagtggcaggagtctttagagagggctGGTTGAAAGgtgaataaaacaggttttggtgAGCATGAGTGAAGATAGTGACAGAATAgtgatacaagaaagaagaggctcaattcTAAAACAGACGGAAAAGTTGAAATACTtaagatctactttaagccaaaagggaagatgtgaggctgaagtggacagtaggataaaagcggcGTGGGGGAAGTGGGGATGTAGATAGagttatgtgataagaaaatgccaatcaagctatcagtcaagatctatagcacagtgataagacctgTGTCAATGTATGGATTAGAAACATGGGCTCCAAGAAGGAAGTAAAGTTTGAGAGAACAgggatgagaatgctgaggtggattatggcaATATtgttgcttgagagattggaaaattatgaaataagaagcGGAGCAGGCTTAGTAAAAACAACAAGAGATGATAAAagtcacaattgagatggtatgggcaagGAGGAAGTGAAAAGGgctagataaagtgaaggaagatatggagagaagaggtttggtggaggatgatgcctttgattgaAGACAGttgagaaggcgcatcaggcaactgaccccttaatgtaagataacggtgggaaagaagactaTTTCCATTGTGTGGTATGTTCAGCAGATCCACGATAAGTGCATATTGGTTCATTTCtacaatttttctttgtgtggcCATATTTACTGCTATTTTGACACTGTCGTGGCTTTGGGACATAGGGTCTTAACTCAGTTTTggcttaaaattattttttgaggtagttcttcactctcaaattttatttttactattgttaatatttgtttattgCCTTTTTCACTTGTTGCAACATATAGCTCATAATCTTGgaccttggggtatctctttttgagatAGTCTACTAGCGTTTTCTTTCCAATTGGTTCATTGTTACTTTCAGGAAGTTCAGTGGTATGTTGAACGCTGTTCATAATAGTACGTATAGTGTTTTTCCACTTTTACGTTAATATATCGTGTTTTTCCACTTTTACGTtagtattattcataattttcaaagACAAATAGTCTTTGGACCAACTTTTTTGTGTGGCTGCTATAAGCCAAGTCTTCCCTTTAATTTGTCTGAATGACATTTCTGCCATTGGATGTCTATTTAATAATTAACTTCATAGAAGTAACttcccaagtaattacttagctacaGTGGTTTTTACTTGCATGGCAACTTTCAATTTAACAATAGAGTTAACATTTTGATAGTTTAGTGTAGGCGACAAGCCTGCCCACTCAACGGGGATGTGGTAATGGCTTCGCCAACAGCATCATTCTGTTTTTGCCGCTCGTACGATCAGTATTATTGAGCCTGCTGCAGCCTTGTTTCACTTGATTTTTTTAGTATTCCCACTGGAATTTGGTGAAATATTGTTGCTTTTGCAAAGCCTTCAAGCTTTTGTTTGCTTTTGAGTTAGATGTCTCATTCAAGTGCTTCTAGTGTTCTCTATTGTAGCAAAAGTTGTACCTATAGGTAAAGTACTTCAGGTTTGTATCttaggaaaatacaaattactttaaaaattttgtaattttctgtGGTTTCAACAGACTTGTGtattatgtaaaaagaaaattacatgttttccaatatatttaatagtatattAACTGCATTCAGCTCTTCCTAGATTAAAAGTttgaccttatttttttttatttccagatatGTTTCTCCAAAACAAAGGAAGACATTTCACTCTCAGATCAATAAGGTGAAGCTCAAGGAAAGGACATAGGTTAACCTCATATattgtcagaaaaaaaataatggaggaACCACTACCTTGTGCTCTCCCTGCTTCAAGCATAAGCCAAGAGGAGGATAGAGATTTATTTACTAAGCCAGCTCCCATACTTGCAGGATTCTCTTGTGAAAGATGTGGCACAAATTTTTCTGAAAATCATAACTTTCTTGCATTTTTGCAATCATCTGAACAGCGTTTTTCATGTGAAACATGTGGTAAGGAGTTTGATCGGAAAGAAATGCAAGGTATAATTATTGGAAAAACTACCGGCGAGCAAGCGTATGCATGCGAAATATGTTACATGACttttaaaggaaaaggaaaccTTAACAGACACATGAGAAAGCATACAGGCGAACGTCCATATGAATGTGAAATGTGTGACAAAAGATTTAGTCAAAAAGGGCATCTTGTGAAGCACACTAGGTGCCACACAAATGAACGGCCGTACGTTTGCAATTTATGTGGCAAGTCTTTTATAGCATCTGACTATCTCAGTACACACATAAAAGAACACGCTGGTGTACGCCCCTTCGATTGTGAAATATGTGGTAGGGGCTTCACACAGAAAGGAAACTTGAACAAACATAAAAAACGACATTTTGGTGAAAGGTCTTATTCCTGTGAGATTTGTGGAAATAGTTTTACCCAAAAAGAACACCTAAATAAACACATGAGGCGCCACACACAGGAACGGCCTTTTGAGTGCGAGTTCTGCGGTAAAACTTTTGCCGACAAAGGATATCTCGGTATACATCAAAGGCAACACACAGGCGAAAGGCCATATTCTTGTGAAATATGTGGTAGAGCATTTGCTCGACAGGAAACCCTGAACGTGCACCTGAGGCAGCACACTGGTGAGCGACCGTACAAATGTGACGTTTGTGGAAGACGTTTTACTGAAAATGGAACCATGAAAAGGCACATGATGAGAAAGCACACTATTGGGAAACAATTCACTTGTGAAGTGTGTGGTAAAATTTATCCAGAAAAAGGAATCCTCAAACTACACATGAGAAAGCACACAGGTGAAAGACCTTTCTCATGTGAAATCTGTAGTAAAACTTTTACAGAAAATTCCATTCTAACTAGGCACATGAAAAAGCATACAGGTGAGCGTCCATACTCTTGCCCAATATGTGGTAAAAATTTTACTAGGAAAGGAGTTGTGGATAAACACATGAAACTCCATGGCAGTGATGAACCTAAGAAATCTACTGAAATATCTACTGTGTCACTGGAACTAAATCCAGAAATGGTTAAAGAAGAGGTTAAAGATgtggatatagatatatgcataaaaGAAGAAGACATTAGTGATGAAACTATCTTATCAGAAGCACCTAGCTCTTCATAATTATCTTGTCAGATTTATTTTGCATATAGTGTACATTGTTGTTTAGGGAGCTAATTCATTATATCTCCTGAACAGACATCTCATCAGCTAgctatgatttttctttttaaatatctttataattttataaaaatattttaacagaaaaatcATATACTGGTATCCATTACTGTATATTTAATATCATGGTACCAACAAAGACataatttaagatatataaaattccaGCTTTTCTGTTGGAGGTTGTCCTTTTGATTGTGAAGAtagtataaaaacaaatttttatagtttacaTAAGATCAACAACTCTTATAACTGGAGTAGTGGATGGTGGTATCAGAAATGGATTAGTCTCCTCTAGCAGTGTTATATTGTAGAGAATATTCTAGGAATAAGGCTTTTCTGTAATTGATATGCTAATCTTAGGACACATATGCTATTGTGTTATAACCAGATTCACAGAAAGTAAGTAACAGCCCTTTATGGATCTTATTTAAAAGATAGATGCTATTTCTGAAATGGATAACATGAAGGGTATCAACAGCCCAGTTGCCTCCGAGAAGAGAAAAATATCTTAAACTAAGAAGTTGAACTCAAGGCAAGGGACCTTTTGGCACCTTATCCTTGGCATTGTATCACAGGATACCAAAAAGTCATGCTTGTGATATTATTGTattcatttttctctattttcttgaCAAAGCTAATTTAGTGAGACATTAACCTATTTATGTTTAAAGTGACAACAAGAGCACCTCAAGTTTATGGACATTCCAGGGATCTGGCTTTCAGATAAATTATGAAATCTTTAAGTAATGAAACTCTGTCTATAATCATGATACCCCAGACCCAACTTGCATAGCTTATACAGTGCATAACAGTTCCTTGTAAGTATTTGGCTATCCTAACCCATAgtttataattatcattcatcATAAGAGTTTCATTTACTTCCCATTCAATATCTAATGTTTGTcttcaaaattactttaaaaatacagTAGATCATGGCAAAAACACTGCAATGCGGATGACTAGTTCTACATTTAGGTACAGAGATTTCATACAATACAAAAATACCAGAAACATTTACCGTATTTCCCCCCCGACATAAAAGACGCACCCCCATTTTACACATATTTTgtagggaaaaaaaaatctactgtatcatacatttattgaaagaaatttttaaatgacTTTGTATGGAAAAATGTATGATTGTGCATGAAATACAATAACGTGAAAGTATACCAAAATAAAATACGTATGGACTTTGtatgaaatttaccataaataaagAACAGGCGGCACTATGCTTTTGTTTACATCCACTCATTGCCAATGGCTGACAGGCAAACTGCGGACATATCATAAGCAGTTTTTCATAAGTTTGTGATATCAGAGGGATAATTCagcttgtttttaatatttttaaatatgtaactgacctggcagttatatacatagctatattctctagACGTCATGACatcacgacagacttttcgaaactcgcggcaatcgccgaccgtcggtcaggtgatcattacctgtacgccctctggatagttacctggaaacctcagattttctctgtcgcccgagCAGACAACATTATCGTTGTTGGTTCCTCGATAGGTCTTTCGTACTCGCTAGAGTATTTCATcgtttggtgaagtattttgttggctttcgctgttgttgacttcgtttgattttggatttgtttttggaTTACTCAATTAACAATGTCGGACTCGGGAGTTGTTTATCGAGTCTGCAGTAAGGGGGGGTGTAGAGTTAGAATTCCCAAAGCTTCTCTTGATCCCCACACACTTTGTGTGAATTGTAGGGGCAGAATTTGCACTTTTGAGAATAGGTGTGATGAGTGCTTGATTTTGGACGATAAAGAGTGGAAGGAGTTGGACAGGTATGTCCGTAAACTCGAGAGAGATAAGATTAGAAGAACTAAGAGTTCCCTTTCCCGTTCATCAGCTAGTCAGGAAGTGGTAGATAACCCCATAGTTCCTTCCCCTGCTCCTTCTGAATGTCATTTAGTAGAGGTATCAGCTCCCGAACCTGTCTCTGAGTCGGGGGCTAAGGACTCAAGCTTTGCAGGTATTCAAGCGGTTCTTGAAAAAAATGGGACAACAGATTGCCTCTCTTACTGAGCAGGGTAATCGTACCTGGACTGTTGTAAGTGCTCTGAGTGCAGGTACTAAAGTCAGTGTAAGTGATAAGTTAAGTGATAGTGCCAGTGTAGTGGAGGTTGGTtggtttttataaagtttaggtgtaacaccaagcactggggcagcaaaggccattcagcgcttactgtataactatgaaattataagacgtgtgttatatcatataaagaaggtttatttctttgagataatttactatatttttttttttttgaagtgggtggggcattttctcccaatagttcttcaagtgggatattatatgtttttggatcttcgttttctttcgaattttttgcattcagttagcagatgacggactgtgaccagagtacgacaatggtcacagtaaggggcctgtctttcctcaccttgcaacatcaagtattttgtgtgtcaagtatgtatgtcctattcttaatcttgttaatatgatatcttcccttctttgacatgttgtctattccaaggttttacagatgatttaatatgctttaatttatgattcaattctagccattctttttcccattttgattgacagtattcattaattgttgttttaatgtcattgtaaggtatttgtatttttttgatagactccttttttactgcctttttggcttctttatccacctcttcattaccctttatgcccacatgggaagggacccaacagagttttatatttatagatttccgttttacattatatctatccactctcttatttcttcaattacaggatgagaaactgtgtattgtcttagcgcttctaaagcactgtaagaatccgtgtatattacaaaggtatcgtttgtcTTTCCCACCATAAATGGTatattttatagcctctaatatagcattaatctctgcagtgaatatcgagcatattttggaat from the Macrobrachium nipponense isolate FS-2020 chromosome 42, ASM1510439v2, whole genome shotgun sequence genome contains:
- the LOC135212972 gene encoding zinc finger protein OZF-like, whose product is MEEPLPCALPASSISQEEDRDLFTKPAPILAGFSCERCGTNFSENHNFLAFLQSSEQRFSCETCGKEFDRKEMQGIIIGKTTGEQAYACEICYMTFKGKGNLNRHMRKHTGERPYECEMCDKRFSQKGHLVKHTRCHTNERPYVCNLCGKSFIASDYLSTHIKEHAGVRPFDCEICGRGFTQKGNLNKHKKRHFGERSYSCEICGNSFTQKEHLNKHMRRHTQERPFECEFCGKTFADKGYLGIHQRQHTGERPYSCEICGRAFARQETLNVHLRQHTGERPYKCDVCGRRFTENGTMKRHMMRKHTIGKQFTCEVCGKIYPEKGILKLHMRKHTGERPFSCEICSKTFTENSILTRHMKKHTGERPYSCPICGKNFTRKGVVDKHMKLHGSDEPKKSTEISTVSLELNPEMVKEEVKDVDIDICIKEEDISDETILSEAPSSS